The genomic interval CTGTTAGAGCTTCTGTAAATTGCAGTGTTGTAAACAACGAACATTGCATCTCTGTTATTCGGATGCGGGCAAAGAGTATTACCTATACTGCCTGAAGCTGTGAGTTTTGTTGACCATGTATATGTTGCTGTTGCGCCTGCTGTAAGATTCCAGTTAGCGCCGCCGTTAGTTGTTTTTATTATTGCATCGTTCATGCTGCTGACTGCATAACCTATTGTAGAATTGTAATACAGAATATCTACAAGATTAGCCATCATGGGATTAACTTCAAATTTTAAAAACTTACTGCTACCGGATGTATTATTTCTTATAAAACCGCCGCCGCCGCATACCCTTATGTTATCTATATCCGTTCCTGTAACTCCTCTTATATCTGTTACAATTCTCATATTTACTTGGGAAAAACTTCCGGTGCCTGTTTTCATTAAACAAATTCCGTACTCACCAACTACGCAAATACCTCCTGCAAAATATCTTGCCTTAATTAAATTCCTTGTAGTTGTAGAAGGATATGAAATCCATGTCAAACCTGCATTTACAGTTACATAAATTGCTCCGCCATCACCTACAGCAACTCCGTTAAGATTACCGGAGAATGAAATTGAATTTAATTTTACTGTATTAGGTATGCCTGAATTTCTTAAACTCCATGATGCTCCACCGTTCGTAGTCCAGTAAACTTCTCCGCCGTTTCCACAGACAAATGCATTCATATCATCAATAATTGCCACTGAATTTAAAGAAACAGAACTGACGTTGGAAATATTCAAAGGATTATTTCCGGGTTTGGATTTAAAAACTTTTCCGTTATCACTAACAGCAAATACTGTACTGTCATATGCAGCAATGTATTTAAAGTTATAACCGGGAATTATATTTTTTGACCAGGTTGTTCCTCCGTTCGATGAGCGTAAAACATTTCCGTTATCGCCGACTGCAATAACGTTAACTCCATCGGGAGTTGCTATGCTGTTCAAACCCTGAGAAAATGAATTTGAATAAATTAAAATGAAGGGTAAAACTGCAAAGAGTAAGTACTTTTTCATAGAAAAATTTGTTTGGTAAACCTAAAATTTTTAGATTGAAAATTCAATACTTTTAGACGTATGAAAATCGCAAAAATACTTACTAAATAACATTTTTTATATTCATAATATCTGCTAAATTGCAACAATGAAAAATAACGCTCCCGCTTCTAAAGCCCCAATAGAAGAAAGATTAAAATCGTTTGAAGATGTAGATGTAAGATCCGGTGAAAGAGATCCCGCTGCACTTGATGAGTTTATAGTTCTATTGGAAGATAATTATGTAGATAGTGACGAAGCTTTTAAGTATGTATTGAAAAGAAGACTATCGAAAATTATTTCAATTGTCATTGGAATAATTTTAAACATAATCGGATTCGCTTTAATTATTGTACCAATGCCGACAGATTATAACGACGTGGTATTATTAAGAGCAACTCCTCAGAACGGATTGCATCTCTCAGATGTTTTCGGCTTTGCAGAAATAATTGGAGTGGTAATTGTTTTTATAGGAACGCTCCTTATCTTTTACGGAGCTAAGAGAAGTAAAAGTTAATCTACTTTCTGCGGCTTATGAAATATGTATTCATAAATTCTGGAAATTTCTTTTTTAGTTCTTCGTTTCACTGCACCCCATATTGAACCATCTGCCATTAATCTTCTTGCTTCTGTCCAGACTCTTGCGCCATGTTTTACATATTGAATTTTACCGTAGTTCATTAACTGAAAAGCCATCCATCCGTCTTCCCATATTGTTCTGTTCAGATTATAACCGCCGACTTTTAATGCATCTTCTCTTCTGTATGCTGAATTAAATCCCATTACATTTAAATACCCTCTTCTTTTTCTTCTTAATGCAAACAGAGTTTCAGAAACAATTTCATAAATTCCCATCGAAAATCGCGAAGTAGTACCGGGAGGAATAAAAGAGTAAGGTCCGTAAGCAACTGCAACAGATTCATCTTTAAGAACATCTACGTAAGCATCAATCCATGTTACCGGATATAACGAATCACTATCAGCGCTCAGATAATATTTACCTTTAGCAGTTTCAAGACCCATTTGCCTTGTATAACTTATACCCTGCTTCGGATTAAAAATAGATTTCACTCCGCAGCGATCTAAAAGCTCCTGAGTTCTATCAGTAGAGTTATTATTTACAAAAATTATTTCAGTAGGATATTTTGTTTCTAATTTGGAGAGAGTATAAATGGTGTGTGCAATATTCAGTTCTTCATTCCATACAGGAATTACAACTGATACTTCAGGTTCAGGATGATGAAATTTTTTAAATCTTTCTGATACGCCTTTATAAAAATCCGGGCTTAAATCATCTACTCCTTTATATTCAAATAAATTTTCTTTAACCCAGTCCGGAATTGAAAATCTCGACATTCTATAATTAAATTGTCGGAATATTACTATTTATTAGCTAAATTTAAATTTATTTATATTGTCCGAAATCTTTGGAGTAGCTTTTTTTACTCTTTTCATAAAGGCTCTTACAAGGCTGCCGTCTGCATTTATTCTTCTTGCAGTTGTCCATACTCTTGTCCCTTCAGTTTTCACAAATTTAATTTTGCCTAATTCCTGCAATGTCATTGCCATCCATCCGTCTGACCATCTGGGACGTGACGTATTGAATCCTCCGACTTTTCTACCGTCTTCAGTTCTGAATCCGAAATTAAATCCTAATACATTAAGGAATTCTTTGTTTCTTCTTCTCACTCTGAAATAATTAGTAGTTATAATTTCATATATGGCAAAATATTTTCTTCTTGATAATCCGTACTGTGGAATGAAGGAATAAGGACCGTAAACAACTGTAATGGATTCATCTTCAAGATGTTTTATATATTCATTAAGCCATTCGGGATGATAGATTGAATCTCCGTCAACGCATAAGTGGTATTTTCCTTTTGCCATTTCAAGCCCGAGCTGGCGAGTATAGCTAATACCCTGCCTGGTTTGCGAAAACGTCTTTACACCTAATTTATCGAGAATCTCCTGAGTTCTATCGGTAGAATTATTGTTTACTACAATCAATTCAGTTCTATGGTTCAAATTTAATTTTGATAAAGAAAACAATGTTTGAACAATATTTTCCTCTTCATTATAAACCGGCATTACAATAGAAACGGTTGGATTATTCGTGGAAAATTTTGAAAGGTTTTGCTTCAACTCAGATACAAATTCAGCTGAGAGTTTATCAAAATCACGTGGAATTTCAAGTATGCCCAAAACCCACTTAGGAAGTCTAAATGGAATCATATATTAACAGTTAGTTTTGTATAAAACGCATTATATCAATTATTGTACCAAACTATTCTCAGTTTGAGTATCAAATTGCCTGCATTTGTTAATTATCGCTATTGCAACAAAAAAAAGATAGTTTATAGGGTACTGCCCGATTGCTTCCTGTGGAAAATTTGCTAATGTTAAAGAGTAAACCACCGTCAACATACCCAATGAAATCGTTTTTAACATCGGATCTTTTATTCTCAAATAATCTTTAATTCCTTCTTTAAACACAATAAAAAGCATCAAACAGAACAAAAATAGTCCAATCCAGCCCATTTCTACAGCTATTCTAACGTATCCGCTATCCGGTGGAAAATTTGCTAAAGGAGACCAGGGCGAGAATTTTTTACCCCACTCACCAACACTTCCTAATCCTCCACCCATTGGGTGAGTCTGAATGAACGGCTGAATAAATTTCTGATTCCTGACTCTGACCTGATAAGAAGCATCATCACTTGGCTTAAAAGCTGACTGCAATCTTACGAGATTTGGATTAGATGAAGGAATATTTAATAGTATCATTACTATAAAAAATAGCACTCCCCCTGTTATCAGGATATTTTTCTTAAACTTAACAATGGAGTAAAATAAAAATCCTGCCGGCGGTAATATAAACGCAGCACGTGTTCCTGAGAATAGCATACCATAAATCATAAGGCAGCCTAATGTATATAAGAATACCTTTTTGTACAATCTGAACGGTCCGCCTGCCAAAATAAAGCAAAGCATTCCTGTAAAGCACATCGAGAATCCATAAACAAGCGGGTCAGAGAAAAATGAGAACATTCTGAACTTCCCTGCCTGAAACAGCAGCATATATCTACCCTTATCTGCCATTATCCAGTTCAATTCAAACGGAAGCAAACCGAAAAACTCCTGATTGTATCCATATATCATAGCGAAAGTCATGAACAGCAGCCAGATTTTTATAAGAAGGAACAGGAATTTTTTTGAATCAATTGCATACATCAAAAGAAAATACATAATCGTAAATCCTGCAAATCCGCGTACTGTGTAAAGCCATGCTAATCTTGATTCTGCCCATGGGTTCGCGCCTTCGAGCAGGTTATAAAGTATCCAGACTAAAATAATTTTGCTTATGGGGTTTTTTGCAAAGCTCCAGTCCCTTTCATTTATCTGCCTTATAAAAAGTCCGAACAGCATCACAACAATCATTACATCCATTAATATACCCAATGGAATATCATCTAATATCCTCTTTGCTCCCAGAAATACAAATGACAACATTATTGTAAATGAAATACCGAACTTGAGATTGAACATGCTGGCAATGATGAGCGGAGAGCCGATTAATAATGCTCCTAATACACCGCCGATTTTTATTCCGCCGAATGAAATTGCTGCAGCTATAAATCCTGAGCAGAGTATAAGGAAGAAAATGCCGAGGGAATTATTTAATTTTTCTTCAAATATCTTCTGCCACAATAAAGAGAAGAAAGATTTTTTAGGGGCAGAGTCAATATTTATTTCAAAATTAAACAATTAATTGCTGATTAAGCTATCTGAAGTAAAATGCCATTTGATTGTCTGTGAATATACTTTCAGTTGTTCAGTATCTTCCTCTGTAGATTTTCCTGTAAGCTTATGAAGAATAAACTTTAATGAAAAAATAATTTCCCATAGGAACAGAAAAATAAATGCGCGGATTCTGTAGAAGTAATAAGTAAGCGGATTGTAATGCTTCTTTATATATAAATACAAACTTTTGTAATTCTGAATGAACATTGCAGCTCTGCGTTGGCGTGAGCTTGATTTGCCGAAATGAATAATTTCAACATCGTGAAGGAAAATTGATTTATAACCTGCTTTTCTGATTCTCATAAAATAATCCATCTCTTCTGCATATATAAAAAATCTTGCATCGAGCATACCGGCTTTTTTATAACATTCTTCCGAAACTA from Bacteroidota bacterium carries:
- a CDS encoding glycosyltransferase, which gives rise to MSRFSIPDWVKENLFEYKGVDDLSPDFYKGVSERFKKFHHPEPEVSVVIPVWNEELNIAHTIYTLSKLETKYPTEIIFVNNNSTDRTQELLDRCGVKSIFNPKQGISYTRQMGLETAKGKYYLSADSDSLYPVTWIDAYVDVLKDESVAVAYGPYSFIPPGTTSRFSMGIYEIVSETLFALRRKRRGYLNVMGFNSAYRREDALKVGGYNLNRTIWEDGWMAFQLMNYGKIQYVKHGARVWTEARRLMADGSIWGAVKRRTKKEISRIYEYIFHKPQKVD
- a CDS encoding glycosyltransferase family 2 protein yields the protein MIPFRLPKWVLGILEIPRDFDKLSAEFVSELKQNLSKFSTNNPTVSIVMPVYNEEENIVQTLFSLSKLNLNHRTELIVVNNNSTDRTQEILDKLGVKTFSQTRQGISYTRQLGLEMAKGKYHLCVDGDSIYHPEWLNEYIKHLEDESITVVYGPYSFIPQYGLSRRKYFAIYEIITTNYFRVRRRNKEFLNVLGFNFGFRTEDGRKVGGFNTSRPRWSDGWMAMTLQELGKIKFVKTEGTRVWTTARRINADGSLVRAFMKRVKKATPKISDNINKFKFS
- a CDS encoding O-antigen ligase family protein, with protein sequence MFNFEINIDSAPKKSFFSLLWQKIFEEKLNNSLGIFFLILCSGFIAAAISFGGIKIGGVLGALLIGSPLIIASMFNLKFGISFTIMLSFVFLGAKRILDDIPLGILMDVMIVVMLFGLFIRQINERDWSFAKNPISKIILVWILYNLLEGANPWAESRLAWLYTVRGFAGFTIMYFLLMYAIDSKKFLFLLIKIWLLFMTFAMIYGYNQEFFGLLPFELNWIMADKGRYMLLFQAGKFRMFSFFSDPLVYGFSMCFTGMLCFILAGGPFRLYKKVFLYTLGCLMIYGMLFSGTRAAFILPPAGFLFYSIVKFKKNILITGGVLFFIVMILLNIPSSNPNLVRLQSAFKPSDDASYQVRVRNQKFIQPFIQTHPMGGGLGSVGEWGKKFSPWSPLANFPPDSGYVRIAVEMGWIGLFLFCLMLFIVFKEGIKDYLRIKDPMLKTISLGMLTVVYSLTLANFPQEAIGQYPINYLFFVAIAIINKCRQFDTQTENSLVQ